The Novosphingobium kaempferiae genome includes a window with the following:
- the pnp gene encoding polyribonucleotide nucleotidyltransferase has product MFDVKTVSMEWGGKTLTLETGRIARQADGAVLATYGETVVLCAVTAAKSVKEGQDFFPLTVHYQEKFSSAGRIPGGFFKRERGATEKETLTSRLIDRPVRPLFPEGFYNEINVIAQVLSFDGETEADIVAMIAASAALTISGVPFMGPIGAARVGFVDGEYTLNPKQTAALTDGRLDLVVAATGDAVMMVESEAKELTEEEMLGAVVFAHDEIKKVVNLIIDLAEKAAKEPWDVDLSDNTADIKAKLKKAVGKDVTAAYKLTDKSKRSNALNAARAKAKEAFADETPQTQMVAIKTMKKLEAEIVRGAILKDGKRIDGRTLEQVRPIESIVGFLPRTHGSALFTRGETQAICTTTLGTKDAEQMIDGLEGLSYSSFMLHYNFPPYSVGEVGRFGAPGRREVGHGKLAWRALHPVLPSKEDFPYTIRVLSDITESNGSSSMATVCGGSLSMMDAGVPLARPVSGIAMGLILEGKDFAVLSDILGDEDHLGDMDFKVAGTEAGITTMQMDIKIAGITREIMAKALEQAKAGRAHILGEMTKALGASRTELSAHAPRIETIQIDKSKIRDVIGTGGKVIREIVAETGAKVDIDDEGVIKISSSDIAQIEAAKKWILGIVEEAEVGKIYQGKVVNIVDFGAFVNFMGGKDGLVHVSEMKNERVEKPTDVVKEGQEVYVKVLEIDQRGKVRLSMRVVDQETGAELEDTRPPREPREGGDRGPRGGGDRGGDRRGPRRDGGGRGGDRGGRGPRRDGGNGGGNPDHMPAFLKED; this is encoded by the coding sequence ATGTTCGACGTAAAGACCGTAAGCATGGAGTGGGGCGGCAAGACCCTCACCCTCGAAACCGGCCGCATCGCCCGTCAGGCCGACGGCGCCGTCCTCGCAACCTACGGCGAGACCGTGGTGCTCTGCGCGGTGACCGCCGCCAAGTCGGTGAAGGAAGGCCAGGACTTCTTCCCGCTGACCGTCCACTACCAGGAGAAGTTCTCCTCGGCCGGCCGCATCCCCGGCGGCTTCTTCAAGCGTGAGCGTGGCGCGACCGAAAAGGAAACGCTGACCAGCCGCCTGATCGACCGTCCGGTCCGTCCCCTCTTCCCCGAGGGCTTCTACAACGAAATCAACGTCATCGCCCAGGTTCTGAGCTTTGACGGCGAGACCGAAGCCGACATCGTCGCGATGATCGCCGCTTCGGCTGCGCTGACCATCTCGGGCGTGCCCTTCATGGGCCCGATCGGCGCCGCGCGCGTCGGCTTCGTCGACGGCGAATACACGCTGAACCCGAAGCAGACCGCCGCCCTCACCGACGGCCGCCTCGACCTCGTCGTCGCCGCCACCGGCGATGCCGTGATGATGGTGGAATCGGAAGCCAAGGAGCTGACCGAGGAAGAGATGCTTGGTGCCGTCGTGTTCGCGCATGACGAGATCAAGAAGGTCGTGAACCTCATCATCGACCTCGCCGAAAAGGCCGCCAAGGAGCCTTGGGACGTCGACCTGTCGGACAACACCGCCGACATCAAGGCGAAGCTCAAGAAGGCCGTCGGCAAGGACGTCACCGCCGCCTACAAGCTGACCGACAAGTCGAAGCGCTCGAACGCCCTCAACGCGGCGCGCGCCAAGGCCAAGGAAGCCTTCGCGGACGAGACCCCGCAGACGCAGATGGTCGCCATCAAGACCATGAAGAAGCTGGAAGCGGAAATCGTGCGCGGCGCCATCCTCAAGGACGGCAAGCGCATCGACGGCCGCACGCTGGAGCAGGTCCGCCCGATCGAATCGATCGTCGGCTTCCTGCCGCGCACCCACGGTTCGGCGCTGTTCACCCGCGGTGAAACGCAGGCGATCTGCACCACCACGCTGGGCACCAAGGACGCCGAGCAGATGATCGACGGCCTCGAAGGCCTGTCGTACTCGTCGTTCATGCTGCACTACAACTTCCCGCCCTACTCGGTCGGTGAAGTGGGCCGCTTCGGCGCCCCGGGCCGCCGCGAAGTCGGCCACGGCAAGCTGGCATGGCGCGCGCTGCATCCCGTGCTGCCCTCGAAGGAGGACTTCCCCTACACGATCCGCGTTCTCTCGGACATCACCGAGTCGAACGGTTCGTCCTCGATGGCCACTGTCTGCGGCGGTTCGCTCTCGATGATGGACGCCGGCGTGCCGCTGGCCCGTCCGGTGTCGGGCATCGCCATGGGCCTGATCCTCGAAGGCAAGGACTTCGCCGTCCTGTCCGACATCCTGGGCGACGAGGATCACCTCGGCGACATGGACTTCAAGGTTGCGGGCACCGAAGCCGGCATCACCACGATGCAGATGGACATCAAGATCGCGGGCATCACGCGCGAGATCATGGCCAAGGCGCTGGAGCAGGCCAAGGCCGGCCGTGCGCACATCCTGGGTGAGATGACCAAGGCTCTGGGTGCCTCGCGCACCGAGCTGTCGGCCCACGCACCGCGCATCGAAACGATCCAGATCGACAAGTCGAAGATCCGCGACGTCATCGGCACCGGCGGCAAGGTCATCCGCGAGATCGTCGCCGAGACCGGCGCCAAGGTCGACATCGACGATGAAGGCGTGATCAAGATCTCGTCCTCCGACATCGCGCAGATCGAAGCCGCCAAGAAGTGGATCCTCGGCATCGTCGAGGAAGCGGAAGTCGGCAAGATCTACCAGGGCAAGGTCGTCAACATCGTCGACTTCGGCGCTTTCGTGAACTTCATGGGTGGCAAGGACGGCCTCGTCCACGTCTCCGAAATGAAGAACGAGCGCGTGGAAAAGCCGACCGACGTCGTCAAGGAAGGCCAGGAAGTCTACGTCAAGGTCCTCGAGATCGACCAGCGCGGCAAGGTCCGCCTGTCGATGCGCGTCGTCGACCAGGAGACTGGCGCCGAGCTGGAAGACACCCGTCCGCCCCGCGAACCGCGTGAAGGCGGCGACCGTGGTCCGCGCGGTGGTGGCGATCGCGGCGGTGACCGTCGTGGCCCGCGCCGTGACGGCGGTGGTCGCGGTGGCGACCGTGGCGGTCGTGGCCCGCGTCGCGATGGCGGCAACGGCGGCGGCAACCCGGACCACATGCCGGCCTTCCTCAAGGAAGACTGA
- the rpsO gene encoding 30S ribosomal protein S15 — protein MSVTAEKKQDIITDNARVAGDTGSPEVQVAILTERIKNLTEHFKAHHKDNHSRRGLLAMVNKRRSLLDYLKKKDVARYNALIQKLGLRK, from the coding sequence ATGTCGGTTACCGCTGAAAAGAAGCAGGACATCATCACGGACAACGCTCGCGTCGCTGGCGACACGGGCAGCCCGGAAGTCCAGGTTGCGATCCTCACCGAGCGCATCAAGAACCTGACCGAGCACTTCAAGGCTCACCACAAGGATAACCACTCGCGTCGCGGTCTGCTGGCCATGGTCAACAAGCGCCGCTCGCTGCTGGACTATCTGAAGAAGAAGGACGTGGCGCGCTACAACGCCCTCATCCAGAAGCTCGGTCTGCGCAAGTAA
- the truB gene encoding tRNA pseudouridine(55) synthase TruB, with product MAHGWIILDKPVGLGSTQAVSAVKRNLREAGYGKKVKVGHGGTLDPLASGILPIALGEATKLTGRMLDASKAYEFTIQFGRQTDTLDLEGKVVATSDFQPGFGAVETILRERFTGAIDQVPPAYSAIKVDGERAYDLARAGAEVELKSRRVTIYGWEYIAEGFAGEWDASEQYVTLRVKVSKGTYVRSLARDIAIALGTVGHVTMLRRIQAGPFDLSHAISLDKLNEFGKGAPLEQILLPLEAGLDDIPAIDLTPEQARAVRQGRVLTGMPHEDGLYCAFEGTVPVALVQLSDHEVRVVRGFNLSDVAE from the coding sequence ATGGCGCACGGCTGGATCATCCTCGACAAGCCCGTGGGCCTCGGCTCGACGCAGGCGGTCTCGGCGGTGAAGCGCAATTTGCGCGAGGCGGGGTACGGCAAGAAGGTGAAGGTGGGCCACGGCGGCACGCTGGACCCGCTCGCCTCGGGCATCCTGCCCATCGCGCTGGGCGAGGCGACCAAGCTGACTGGGCGGATGCTCGATGCGAGCAAGGCCTACGAGTTCACGATACAGTTCGGTCGACAGACCGACACACTGGATCTCGAAGGCAAGGTCGTGGCCACGAGTGATTTCCAGCCCGGCTTCGGCGCGGTCGAAACGATCCTTCGTGAACGTTTCACAGGTGCAATTGACCAAGTTCCGCCAGCTTACTCCGCAATCAAGGTGGATGGTGAGAGGGCCTATGACCTGGCCAGGGCAGGGGCGGAAGTGGAGCTTAAGTCCCGTCGCGTCACCATCTACGGCTGGGAATACATCGCCGAAGGTTTTGCAGGCGAATGGGATGCGAGCGAGCAATATGTCACATTGCGCGTAAAGGTCTCGAAGGGCACTTATGTCCGCAGCCTTGCGCGGGACATTGCCATCGCTCTGGGAACGGTTGGGCACGTCACCATGCTCCGCCGCATCCAGGCCGGGCCGTTCGACCTGTCTCACGCGATTTCGCTGGACAAATTGAACGAATTCGGTAAGGGCGCGCCTCTTGAACAGATACTCTTGCCGCTGGAGGCGGGGCTGGACGACATCCCGGCCATCGACCTCACCCCGGAGCAGGCAAGGGCGGTCCGACAGGGCCGCGTTCTGACCGGAATGCCCCATGAAGACGGGCTCTACTGCGCGTTCGAGGGCACCGTCCCCGTCGCTCTGGTACAGCTTTCGGACCACGAGGTCCGCGTCGTTCGGGGGTTCAACCTATCCGATGTCGCGGAGTAA
- a CDS encoding DUF2239 family protein, whose protein sequence is MPVTVFYKDEIIARGSPADFVGALRDLGPLARSSDLLAFDDDTGRQVDLDLAEPATPRPRGRPSLGVEAREVTLLPRHWEWLAAQPGGASTTLRKLVEAAMRAGRSERECLDAAYRFLTVMAGDRPGYEEAIRALYAGDRENFDALCVLWPTPIAKHARRLAWPREAA, encoded by the coding sequence ATGCCCGTCACCGTGTTCTACAAGGACGAGATCATCGCGCGCGGCTCTCCGGCGGATTTCGTCGGGGCCTTGCGCGATCTCGGCCCGCTCGCCCGCAGCAGCGACCTGCTTGCCTTCGACGACGATACCGGTCGTCAGGTCGATCTCGATCTGGCCGAACCCGCTACGCCGCGCCCGCGCGGGCGGCCTTCTCTGGGGGTTGAGGCACGCGAAGTGACCTTGCTCCCCCGCCATTGGGAATGGCTCGCTGCGCAGCCCGGTGGGGCGTCGACCACGCTGCGCAAGCTGGTGGAGGCTGCCATGCGCGCCGGGCGCAGCGAGCGTGAATGCCTCGACGCGGCCTACCGTTTCCTCACCGTCATGGCGGGCGACCGGCCGGGCTACGAGGAGGCGATCCGCGCGCTCTACGCCGGGGATCGCGAGAATTTCGACGCCTTGTGCGTGCTCTGGCCGACGCCGATCGCCAAGCACGCCCGCAGGCTTGCATGGCCGAGGGAGGCCGCATGA
- a CDS encoding thymidine kinase, with the protein MAKLYFYYASMNAGKSTTLLQANFNYHERGMRTMLWTAAIDDRSAEMGADHAIESRIGLHAAAHRFGPRTDLLDQVRAAHAVEPISCVLVDEAQFLTREQAWQCADIADKADVPVICYGLRTDFRGELFPGAAVLLGIADALVELKAVCHCGRKASMNLRVDDTGRAVSEGAQTEIGGNDRYVALCRRHFSEALGR; encoded by the coding sequence ATGGCCAAGCTCTATTTCTACTACGCCAGCATGAACGCGGGTAAGTCCACGACGCTGCTGCAGGCGAACTTCAACTATCACGAGCGCGGCATGCGCACGATGCTCTGGACCGCCGCGATCGACGATCGCAGCGCGGAGATGGGCGCCGACCATGCGATCGAAAGTCGCATCGGCCTTCACGCCGCCGCGCACCGCTTCGGGCCGAGGACGGACCTGCTCGATCAGGTGCGCGCCGCCCATGCCGTCGAGCCGATCTCCTGCGTGCTGGTGGACGAGGCGCAGTTCCTGACGCGCGAGCAGGCGTGGCAATGCGCCGATATCGCCGACAAGGCCGACGTGCCGGTCATCTGCTACGGCTTGCGCACCGATTTCCGGGGCGAACTGTTTCCCGGCGCGGCGGTCCTGCTGGGGATTGCCGACGCGTTGGTCGAACTGAAGGCGGTCTGCCACTGCGGGCGCAAGGCTTCGATGAACCTGCGCGTGGACGATACCGGGCGCGCGGTCAGCGAGGGCGCGCAGACCGAGATCGGCGGCAACGACCGTTACGTCGCGCTCTGTCGCCGCCATTTCAGCGAGGCGCTCGGCAGATAA
- a CDS encoding DUF1963 domain-containing protein, translated as MKKLFAALAAFALPAIAAAWLALAPLGGQFASLDPLAERVVAMQGRNAAVFALVLVGLGLAALAALAVRSKGPERLTYESDVPPQEFGRRRRGLQAAPTPPWSPEEDEAELPLVDNVAEIASEPEPEPAPPLASATVVLVRKQRERRRDWFGDASWLGGLPRLGDAPWPRDENGTPMPFAAQIDLAELGAARPDAPLPHGGSLAFFLGSGAVVAVPEGQHDFTDPPSDLPPAYDEGGLPFPARASRLTRWFFPFWPVTPVGLNDDAAEDETAMAAKLGTPLRDHPFYAAGVGAPVEALWWLSVLHLTDQLHEALDDAPRLLARRREDLARQHAEIARLRTDSAAIPYALEDAREIAEQMEADYALLQEQCAALPEMVAALDQFVAGREPLALLSAEELAIVGDILAEIHERYGEAVQDHVPGTLAQLATISLRTMVSGPPETLAAVSDATLLRINREYRLPPVHQHRMLDVEDGTVLLLQLGYDDMMEWAWEETGAWRFRIDPQALAAGDWNAARLTFETD; from the coding sequence ATGAAGAAGCTGTTCGCCGCGCTGGCGGCATTCGCGCTGCCTGCGATCGCCGCCGCTTGGCTGGCGCTTGCGCCGCTGGGCGGACAGTTCGCCTCGCTCGATCCGCTGGCGGAGCGCGTCGTCGCCATGCAGGGCCGCAACGCCGCCGTCTTCGCGCTGGTGCTGGTGGGCCTCGGCCTCGCCGCGCTTGCCGCGCTCGCAGTGCGCAGCAAGGGTCCGGAGCGCCTGACTTACGAGTCCGACGTCCCGCCGCAGGAGTTCGGCCGCCGTCGCCGTGGGCTGCAAGCCGCACCTACCCCGCCATGGTCTCCCGAAGAGGACGAGGCAGAACTTCCGCTTGTCGATAACGTGGCCGAGATCGCGTCGGAACCTGAGCCCGAGCCGGCTCCGCCGCTCGCGTCCGCCACGGTAGTCCTCGTCCGCAAGCAGCGCGAACGGCGGCGTGACTGGTTCGGCGACGCAAGCTGGCTCGGCGGCCTCCCGCGCCTTGGCGACGCGCCCTGGCCGCGTGACGAGAACGGCACGCCGATGCCTTTCGCCGCACAGATCGACCTTGCCGAACTCGGCGCCGCAAGGCCCGATGCGCCACTGCCGCATGGCGGATCGCTGGCGTTCTTCCTCGGCTCCGGCGCAGTCGTCGCGGTGCCCGAAGGCCAGCACGACTTCACCGATCCGCCGAGCGACCTGCCACCCGCCTACGACGAAGGCGGCCTGCCCTTCCCCGCACGCGCCTCGCGCCTGACGCGCTGGTTCTTCCCGTTCTGGCCGGTTACGCCTGTGGGGCTGAACGATGACGCGGCGGAAGATGAGACCGCGATGGCGGCCAAACTCGGCACGCCGCTGCGCGACCATCCCTTCTACGCGGCGGGCGTCGGCGCGCCGGTCGAGGCCTTGTGGTGGCTCTCGGTCCTGCACCTCACCGACCAGCTTCACGAAGCGCTCGACGATGCTCCGCGCCTGCTCGCCCGCCGCCGCGAGGATCTGGCCCGCCAGCATGCCGAGATCGCCCGCCTGCGCACCGATTCCGCCGCGATCCCCTACGCTCTGGAAGACGCACGCGAGATCGCCGAGCAGATGGAGGCAGACTATGCGCTGCTCCAGGAACAATGCGCCGCCCTGCCCGAGATGGTGGCCGCGCTCGACCAGTTCGTCGCCGGACGCGAGCCGCTGGCCCTGCTGAGCGCGGAGGAACTGGCCATCGTCGGCGACATCCTCGCCGAAATCCACGAACGCTACGGCGAGGCTGTGCAGGACCATGTGCCGGGAACGCTGGCGCAACTCGCCACGATCTCGCTGCGCACGATGGTTTCCGGCCCACCCGAGACGCTGGCCGCCGTGTCCGACGCCACGCTGCTGCGCATCAACCGCGAATACCGCCTGCCGCCCGTCCACCAGCACAGGATGCTCGATGTCGAGGACGGCACCGTGCTGCTCCTGCAACTCGGCTACGACGACATGATGGAATGGGCCTGGGAGGAAACCGGTGCCTGGCGTTTCCGCATCGACCCGCAGGCCCTCGCCGCAGGCGACTGGAACGCGGCGAGGCTGACTTTCGAAACCGACTGA
- the rbfA gene encoding 30S ribosome-binding factor RbfA, which translates to MAKHQTTPEQHSVRLLKVGEQVRHVISEILTRQQVHDATLSAHSVSVTEVRMTPDLRQATVYVKPLLGEDEEEVLKALRTNTAFFQREVAQRLKMRFAAKIRFRSDETFDEASRIDALLNDPRVKRDIEDSAED; encoded by the coding sequence ATGGCAAAACACCAGACAACTCCCGAACAGCACTCCGTCCGCCTCCTGAAGGTGGGCGAGCAGGTGCGCCACGTCATTTCCGAGATCCTCACGCGTCAGCAGGTGCATGACGCCACGTTGAGCGCGCACTCGGTTTCCGTCACCGAAGTGCGCATGACGCCCGACCTCAGGCAGGCGACCGTCTACGTGAAGCCCTTGCTGGGCGAGGACGAGGAAGAGGTGCTCAAGGCGCTGCGGACCAATACGGCCTTCTTCCAGCGTGAGGTTGCGCAGCGGCTCAAGATGAGGTTCGCAGCGAAAATTCGCTTCCGCTCGGACGAGACTTTCGACGAGGCGAGCCGCATCGACGCGCTGCTCAACGACCCGCGCGTGAAGCGCGATATCGAGGACAGCGCCGAAGACTGA
- a CDS encoding RcnB family protein: protein MKTFTTALLSAALLVPSLAAAPAMAAPRHEDRHVQKTVVTKKVTYKTFRKGEKFDRRYARNYQTVDYRKYRNVKAPPRGYHYVRSGNDLLLVGITSGVIAAVTSGMFR, encoded by the coding sequence ATGAAGACCTTCACCACCGCCCTGCTCAGCGCCGCCCTGCTGGTCCCAAGCCTCGCCGCCGCGCCCGCCATGGCCGCGCCGCGTCACGAAGATCGCCATGTGCAGAAGACGGTCGTGACCAAGAAGGTGACCTACAAGACCTTCCGCAAGGGCGAGAAGTTCGACCGCCGCTATGCGCGCAATTACCAGACGGTGGACTATCGCAAGTACCGCAACGTGAAGGCCCCGCCGCGCGGCTATCACTACGTCCGTTCAGGCAACGACCTCCTGCTGGTCGGCATCACCAGCGGCGTGATCGCGGCGGTGACGAGTGGCATGTTCCGCTGA
- a CDS encoding DUF1697 domain-containing protein — translation MTRYCAFFASINVGGNRLTMADLRYAFEREEFENVETVVASGNVLFDFDERPTDGLEDLFAHMMLDRFDMKTFAAVRNREEVRSAVEDNPFTGIGQDHFVHTLFLEREAEREKFEKLAADHATRGPEKLAMGPRCLYIDYVDGVGPSKLTNAFIERRLGCRGTARNVRSLARILAKMA, via the coding sequence ATGACTCGCTATTGCGCCTTCTTCGCCTCGATCAACGTGGGCGGCAATCGCCTGACCATGGCGGACTTGCGCTATGCCTTCGAGCGGGAGGAATTCGAGAACGTCGAGACGGTGGTCGCCAGCGGCAATGTCCTGTTCGATTTCGACGAACGTCCGACCGACGGTCTGGAAGACTTGTTCGCGCACATGATGCTGGACCGCTTCGACATGAAGACCTTTGCGGCGGTCCGCAATCGCGAGGAGGTGCGCTCGGCGGTGGAGGACAACCCGTTCACCGGCATCGGCCAGGATCATTTCGTCCATACCCTCTTCCTCGAACGCGAGGCGGAGCGCGAGAAGTTCGAGAAGCTGGCGGCGGATCACGCGACGCGGGGGCCGGAAAAGCTCGCGATGGGCCCGCGCTGCCTTTACATCGACTATGTCGATGGCGTCGGTCCCTCGAAGCTCACCAATGCCTTCATCGAGCGCCGCCTTGGCTGCCGCGGCACTGCCCGCAACGTGCGTTCGCTGGCGCGCATCCTCGCCAAGATGGCATGA